From the Salvelinus fontinalis isolate EN_2023a chromosome 35, ASM2944872v1, whole genome shotgun sequence genome, one window contains:
- the LOC129834932 gene encoding uncharacterized protein LOC129834932: MAKYIVGLSKVIHWSDENTPNNELIKRLQLCCYQQERRPLVFVMSPWVSAGILSHGFRGTLERCLCIPTTVMTSVLDERFPMDVTEPGYHSLVERACGSSTCLTRLRTLRPSPIHLPNLLTLRATGDRLQAVSRGLGVTEGREVTMTQLQVPFHCPATASQRAAALHCLSNLVRVFRRSHGLWSGQGVGEWVISTTTGSEITVRAAGMLPSCLRFDGRIRVQVSISGQLLSLTSGGSNKPAHAAAPSASDQTKSYFPCKTSVIRRQPSRAQKLWKKSPKHKHCHNANKLCMVPEMLLMYTLCRFVYAIYPLKDFSPWIEEVIEKRIELTWQLFLLVQEALAKATKTRALQRALRRLSEPNQNHGPLELRLGDLLYSNFEKDFPSQRPLVPEAFLGDHQLCLEVSVMVSRVLLQHWTPRITFSPDCEVQDISPRLRRHSGSLTRHWSSMDNLSEFADEGDEEQCSVEADGKQEKKGLQGFFRRVWNSLKQSAICGCLRSN, from the exons ATGGCCAAATATATTGTAGGATTAAGTAAG GTGATCCACTGGTCTGATGAGAACACCCCCAATAATGAACTCATCAAGCGTCTACAGCTCTGCTGCTACCAGCAG GAAAGAAGACCTCTAGTGTTTGTCATGAGTCCTTGGGTGTCTGCTGGCATCCTGTCCCACGGGTTCAGAGGGACCTTAGAGAGATGTCTTTGCATCCCTACAACCGTGATGACCAGTGTTCTTGATGAGAG GTTTCCGATGGATGTCACTGAGCCCGGATATCACTCCTTAGTTGAGAGG GCTTGTGGATCTAGCACATGTTTGACCAGGCTCAGGACACTGCGCCCATCACCCATCCACCTGCCTAACCT GTTGACACTGAGAGCAACGGGTGATAGGCTGCAGGCTGTGTCCCGTGGTCTGGGGGTCACAGAGGGACGTGAGGTAACCATGACCCAACTTCAAGTCCCTTTCCATTGTCCTGCCACTGCCAGCCAGAGGGCAGCAGCTCTCCACTGCCTCAGTAACCTGGTGCGAGTGTTCCGCCGCTCTCATGGCCTGTGGAGTGGACAGGGAGTGGGTGAATGGGTAATATCCACCACTACGGGGTCAGAGATCACTGTGCGAGCTGCAGGCATGTTGCCGAGCTGCCTTCGCTTTGATGGTAGGATCAGAGTCCAGGTCTCCATCTCCGGCCAACTCCTCTCCTTGACCTCTGGTGGCTCCAACAAGCCGGCCCATGCCGCTGCACCATCAGCGAGTGATCAGACCAAGAGTTATTTTCCTTGCAAAACCTCTGTGATACGTAGACAACCCAGTCGAGCCCAGAAGCTCTGGAAGAAGAGCCCCAAGCACAAACATTGTCACAACGCCAACAAGCTGTGCATGGTCCCAGAGATGCTCCTCATGTACACCCTGTGCAGATTTGTGTACGCCATCTACCCCCTGAAGGACTTCTCTCCGTGGATAGAGGAGGTTATTGAAAAACGTATAGAGCTGACATGGCAACTGTTCCTCCTGGTCCAAGAGGCCTTGGCAAAAGCTACGAAGACCAGAGCCCTACAAAGAGCCCTGAGAAGGCTTTCAGAGCCTAACCAAAACCATGGTCCACTGGAGCTCCGGCTAGGAGACCTGCTCTACAGCAACTTTGAGAAGGACTTTCCTTCACAGCGCCCTCTGGTGCCAGAGGCCTTTCTGGGGGACCACCAGCTCTGCTTGGAAGTGTCTGTCATGGTGAGCAGGGTGCTCCTACAGCACTGGACCCCCAGGATAACTTTCTCCCCTGACTGTGAGGTGCAGGACATTAGTCCCAGACTGAGGCGTCACAGCGGGAGCCTCACTCGCCACTGGTCCTCGATGGACAATCTCAGTGAG TTTGCTGATGAAGGTGATGAGGAGCAGTGCTCTGTGG AAGCTGACGGAAAGCAGGAGAAAAAAGGACTGCAGGGTTTTTTCCGCAGAGTTTGGAATTCATTGAAGCAATCCGCCATCTGTGGCTGTCTGCGCTCTAACTAa